In Equus przewalskii isolate Varuska chromosome 6, EquPr2, whole genome shotgun sequence, one DNA window encodes the following:
- the LOC103550114 gene encoding olfactory receptor 8G1-like, which produces MTEGNHSTVTEFILAGLTEQPELQLPLLLLFLGIYVVTVVGNLGMITLIGLTSHLHTPMYYFLSSLSFIDLCHSTVITPKMLMNFVTERNIISYPACMTQLYFFLVFVISECHMLAVMAYDRYVAICNPLLYNVTMSNQVCSWMVVGVYIMGLSGATAHTGCMLRVLFCKADVINHYFCDIFPLLELSCSSTYINEVVVLCFSAFNILTPTLTIFGSYVFIIAGILHIHTTEGRSKAFSTCSSHISAVAVFFGSVAFMYLKPSSVNSMDQAKVSSVFYTIIIPMLNPLIYSLRNKDVKVALNKILEKRTYL; this is translated from the coding sequence atgacagaggGAAATCATTCCACAGTGACTGAGTTCATCCTTGCTGGGTTAACAGAACAGCCAGAACTCCAGCTGCCCCTTCTGCTCCTCTTCCTAGGAATCTATGTGGTCACAGTGGTGGGGAACCTGGGCATGATCACACTGATAGGGCTCACTTCTCACctgcacacccccatgtactaTTTCCTCAGCAGCTTGTCCTTCATTGATCTCTGCCATTCCACTGTCATTACCCCTAAAATGCTGATGAACTTTGTAACAGAGAGGAATATTATCTCTTATCCTGCATGCATGACTCAactctatttctttcttgtttttgttatatCAGAATGTCATATGTTGGCTGTAATGGCATATGATCGCTATGTAGCCATCTGTAACCCATTGCTTTACAATGTCACCATGTCTAATCAGGTCTGTTCCTGGATGGTAGTTGGGGTGTATATCATGGGCTTGTCAGGTGCCACAGCTCACACAGGCTGCATGCTAAGAGTGCTTTTCTGCAAGGCTGATGTAATCAACCATTACTTCTGTGATATTTTTCCACTACTGGAGCTCTCCTGCTCCAGTACTTATATCAATGAAGTGGTAGTTTTGTGTTTCAGTGCATTTAATATCCTTACCCCAACCCTCACTATCTTTGGCTCATATGTCTTCATTATTGCCGGCATCCTCCACATCCACACAACTGAGGGAAGATCTAAAGCCTTTAGCACATGCAGCTCCCATATCTCAGctgttgctgttttctttggCTCTGTAGCATTCATGTACTTAAAACCATCATCAGTCAATTCTATGGACCAAGCGAAAGTGTCTTCAGTGTTTTACACCATAATTATTCCCATGCTGAACCCTTtgatctacagcctgaggaataAAGATGTCAAAGTCGCCCTAAATAAAATCCTTGAGAAAAGAACTTACCTATGA
- the LOC103550112 gene encoding putative olfactory receptor 8G3, with product MDTGNHSTVTEFILAGLTDHAELQLPLFFLFIGIYVVTVLGNLGMITLIGLSSHLHTPMYYFLSSLSFIDLCHSTAITPKMLVNFLTEKNIISYPECMTQLYFFIIFAIAECHMLAAMAYDRYVAICNPLLYNVIMSYHICFWLTVGVYILGILGSTVHTGFMLRLFFCKINVINHYFCDLFPLLELSCSSIYINELLVLVLSAFNILTPALTIFASYIFILSSIFQIRSTGGRSKAFSTCSSHISAVAVFFGSAAFMYLQPPSVSSMDQGKVSSVFYSIIVPMLNPLIYSLQNKDVKFALKKILDSKKFS from the coding sequence ATGGATACCGGAAATCATTCCACAGTAACTGAGTTCATCCTCGCTGGGCTAACAGATCATGCTGAACTCCAACTAccactcttcttcctcttcatagGAATCTATGTGGTCACAGTGCTGGGGAACCTGGGCATGATCACGTTGATAGGACTCAGTTCTCACctgcacacccccatgtactaTTTCCTCAGCAGCTTGTCCTTCATTGATCTCTGCCATTCCACTGCCATTACCCCCAAAATGCTGGTGAACTTTTTGACAGAGAAGAACATCATTTCCTACCCTGAATGCATGACTcagctttatttcttcatcatttttgcTATTGCAGAGTGTCACATGTTGGCTGCAATGGCATATGACCGCTATGTTGCCATCTGTAACCCCTTGCTTTACAACGTCATCATGTCTTATCACATCTGCTTCTGGCTCACAGTGGGAGTTTATATTTTGGGCATCCTTGGATCCACAGTCCATACAGGCTTTATGTTGAGACTCTTTTTCTGCAAGATCAATGTAATTAACCATTATTTCTGTGATCTCTTTCCACTCTTGGAACTATCCTGTTCCAGCATCTATATCAATGAATTATTGGTTCTAGTCTTGAGTGCATTTAACATTCTGACTCCTGCCTTAACTATCTTTGCCTCCTACATTTTCATCCTCTCCAGCATCTTCCAAATCCGCTCTACTGGGGGCAGGTCCAAAGCTTTCAGCACATGCAGTTCCCACATCTCAGctgttgctgttttctttggaTCTGCAGCATTCATGTACCTGCAGCCACCATCTGTGAGTTCTATGGACCAAGGGAAAGTGTCCTCTGTGTTTTATTCTATCATTGTGCCCATGCTGAATCCCCTGATCTACAGTCTGCAGAATAAAGATGTCAAATTTGCCCTGAAAAAAATTCTGGACAGTAAAAAATTTTCATGA